One window of the Oreochromis niloticus isolate F11D_XX unplaced genomic scaffold, O_niloticus_UMD_NMBU tig00007866_pilon, whole genome shotgun sequence genome contains the following:
- the LOC109200999 gene encoding uncharacterized protein LOC109200999 → MDSGDGEINGANQNVQLRFRPLLHLVERFEHYAAVGPEMSLLRDTIMRGLFNEFSLETAIEIFYNTLGLGNIDDIARVDLALQAAGIGLNPAVGAEGPWDNEALPVPAADMENNLAGLAEDHWDHQGLHLPAVNVDINLPREEDQFADDMWWVWESDIDSGAENESDLESESEDEVPELIPVIPEPQESGSPPREGADESDLFGSRRRQREENNNGDSNEMNRKRLRSLNSGNEPSDTTSESEDNENEDTVSSPSTSADTEAGQKKRKRDDDDEDNGRDKKCVKSNKIVLLDPQD, encoded by the exons atggATAGCGGAGACGGTGAGATCAACGGCGCTAACCAAA ATGTGCAGCTAAGATTTCGCCCGCTGCTCCATTTAGTGGAGCGCTTTGAACATTACGCTGCAGTAGGTCCAGAGATGAGTTTGCTCCGGGATACTATCATGCGTGGGTTGTTCAATGAGTTCAGCCTGGAAACTGCGATTGAAATTTTTTATAATACTCTGGGGCTTGGAAATATTGATGATATTGCACGAGTGGACCTAGCTCTGCAAGCAGCTGGCATAGGATTAAATCCAGCAGTAGGAGCAGAAGGTCCCTGGGACAATGAAGCACTACCTGTTCCAGCAGCTGACATGGAAAACAACCTGGCCGGTTTAGCTGAAGATCACTGGGACCATCAAGGTCTTCATCTACCGGCAGTAAATGTGGACATTAATCTGCCCCGGGAAGAAGatcagtttgctgatgacatgtGGTGGGTCTGGGAAAGTGACATTGATTCTGGCGCTGAAAATGAAAGCGACCTTGAAAGCGAATCTGAGGATGAGGTCCCAGAGTTAATACCTGTCATCCCAGAACCTCAAGAATCCGGGAGCCCTCCAAGAGAGGGAGCTGATGAAAGCGATCTCTTTGGCTCCAGGAGGCGCCAAAGAGAGGAAAATAATAATGGCGACAGTAACGAGATGAACAGGAAGCGATTGAGGAGCCTCAACTCAGGCAACGAACCGTCAGACACCACCTCCGAAAGTGAGGataatgaaaatgaagacaCGGTGTCATCACCCTCTACTTCAGCTGACACAGAAGCAggacagaagaagagaaaacgggatgatgatgatgaggacaatggaagagacaaaaaatgtgtaaaaagtaacaaaattgTGCTGCTGGACCCTCAGGATTGA